In Novosphingobium sp. MMS21-SN21R, a single genomic region encodes these proteins:
- the sucD gene encoding succinate--CoA ligase subunit alpha: MSILVDKNTKVITQGMTGKTGSFHTQAALDYGTQMVGGVTPGKGGTDHIGLPQFNTVAEAKHATGATASCIYVPPSGCADAILEAIDAEMELIVAITEGVPVMDMVKVKRALSGSKSRLIGPNCPGVLTPNQCKIGIMPGSIFKEGSVGVVSRSGTLTYEAVFQTSAIGLGQTTAVGIGGDPVNGTNFIDVLELFLADEATKSIIMIGEIGGDAEEMAAQFLIDEAKRGRKKPMAGFIAGRTAPPGRRMGHAGAIVSGGKGDADSKIAAMEAAGIKVSSSPSLLGETLAEVLKERV; this comes from the coding sequence ATGTCCATTCTCGTCGACAAGAATACCAAGGTTATCACGCAGGGCATGACCGGCAAGACCGGCAGCTTCCACACGCAGGCGGCGCTTGATTACGGCACGCAGATGGTTGGCGGCGTGACCCCCGGCAAGGGCGGCACCGACCACATCGGTCTGCCCCAGTTCAACACCGTGGCCGAAGCCAAGCACGCCACTGGCGCGACCGCATCGTGCATCTACGTGCCGCCTTCGGGTTGCGCCGACGCGATCCTTGAGGCGATCGACGCCGAGATGGAACTGATCGTGGCGATCACCGAAGGCGTTCCGGTGATGGACATGGTCAAGGTGAAGCGCGCGCTTTCGGGTTCGAAGAGCCGCCTCATCGGTCCGAACTGCCCCGGCGTGCTGACGCCGAACCAGTGCAAGATCGGCATCATGCCGGGTTCGATCTTCAAGGAAGGCTCGGTCGGCGTAGTCTCGCGCTCGGGAACGCTGACGTATGAAGCGGTGTTCCAGACATCGGCCATCGGCCTTGGCCAGACCACGGCTGTGGGCATCGGCGGTGACCCGGTCAACGGCACCAACTTCATCGACGTGCTGGAACTGTTCCTGGCCGACGAAGCGACCAAGTCGATCATCATGATCGGCGAAATCGGCGGCGACGCTGAAGAAATGGCCGCGCAGTTCCTGATCGACGAAGCCAAGCGCGGGCGCAAGAAGCCGATGGCCGGCTTCATCGCAGGCCGCACGGCGCCTCCGGGCCGCCGCATGGGCCACGCCGGCGCGATCGTTTCGGGCGGCAAAGGCGATGCGGACAGCAAGATCGCGGCGATGGAAGCTGCCGGGATCAAGGTCTCGTCCTCGCCAAGCCTGCTGGGCGAGACGCTGGCCGAAGTGCTGAAAGAGCGCGTTTAG
- the mdh gene encoding malate dehydrogenase encodes MARKKIALIGAGNIGGTLAHLAAQKELGDIVLFDVVEGVPQGKALDLSQCGPVEGFDAKITGTNDYADIAGADVIIVTAGVARKPGMSRDDLLGINLKVMKAVGEGIAANAPDAFVICITNPLDAMVWALREFSGLPHNKVVGMAGVLDSARFSTFLAWEFGVSIRDVNTFVLGGHGDTMVPVTQYSTVNGIPVPDLVKMGLSSQENIDAIVQRTRSGGGEIVGLLKTGSAFYAPAASGIAMAEAYLNDQKRILPCAAYVDGQYGVDGLYVGVPVLIGANGVEKVIEIELDDASKAGLQVSVDAVKELLEACKGIDPSLV; translated from the coding sequence ATGGCACGCAAGAAGATCGCGCTCATCGGCGCAGGCAATATCGGTGGTACGCTTGCCCACCTCGCCGCCCAGAAGGAACTGGGTGATATCGTCCTGTTCGACGTGGTCGAAGGCGTGCCCCAGGGCAAGGCGCTCGACCTTTCGCAGTGCGGCCCGGTCGAAGGCTTTGACGCCAAGATCACCGGCACCAACGATTATGCCGACATCGCAGGCGCAGACGTGATCATCGTCACCGCCGGTGTCGCCCGCAAGCCGGGCATGAGCCGCGACGACCTGCTCGGCATCAACCTCAAGGTTATGAAGGCCGTGGGCGAGGGCATTGCTGCCAACGCGCCTGACGCATTCGTCATCTGCATCACCAACCCGCTCGACGCGATGGTATGGGCGCTGCGCGAATTTTCGGGCCTGCCGCACAACAAGGTCGTCGGCATGGCAGGCGTGCTCGACTCGGCGCGCTTCTCGACTTTCCTGGCATGGGAATTCGGCGTTTCGATCCGCGACGTGAACACGTTCGTTCTGGGTGGCCACGGCGATACGATGGTGCCGGTTACCCAGTATTCGACCGTCAACGGCATTCCGGTGCCCGATCTGGTCAAGATGGGCCTGTCCAGCCAGGAAAACATCGACGCGATCGTCCAGCGCACCCGTTCGGGCGGCGGCGAGATCGTCGGCCTGCTCAAGACCGGCTCGGCGTTCTACGCACCAGCCGCGAGCGGCATCGCGATGGCCGAAGCGTATCTCAACGACCAGAAGCGCATCCTGCCTTGTGCGGCATACGTTGACGGCCAGTACGGCGTTGACGGCCTCTACGTTGGCGTTCCGGTGCTGATCGGTGCGAACGGCGTGGAGAAGGTGATCGAGATCGAACTCGACGATGCTTCGAAGGCTGGCCTGCAAGTCTCGGTCGACGCGGTCAAGGAACTGCTGGAAGCCTGCAAGGGCATCGATCCAAGCCTCGTCTAA
- a CDS encoding GIY-YIG nuclease family protein produces the protein MKPGYVYILTNKPGGVLYIGVTSDLSTRVAQHRSQAVPGFTRDYNCERLVWCERFDDIEDARMFERRMKKWNRAWKVARIEERNPEWRDLFEDGLMP, from the coding sequence TTGAAGCCCGGCTACGTCTACATACTGACGAACAAGCCGGGTGGAGTTTTGTATATTGGTGTTACGAGCGACCTTTCCACGAGGGTCGCTCAACATCGCAGCCAGGCAGTCCCGGGGTTTACCCGGGATTACAACTGCGAACGGTTGGTCTGGTGCGAGAGATTCGACGACATCGAAGATGCGCGAATGTTCGAACGCCGGATGAAAAAATGGAACCGGGCTTGGAAAGTTGCCCGGATCGAGGAACGGAACCCGGAATGGCGGGATCTGTTCGAAGATGGTCTGATGCCATGA
- a CDS encoding OmpA family protein, with translation MRTTKTLLRTRHLLAALALPLSAVAAQGQVDPNIVVEGEVPVDPATLAAGPDIKGVISARSGNRLQVTAADGSATVIQIAETTRIRAGGGLFGSTRAKIGPEALLNGLPVTIKTLQAGGSLLASQITFKNGDLKTATMIRAGTAQGFAEQSAATEALRGRMGDIDKYNIKRTSNVYFDTGRAVLSPQAKAELCATAAEAEATDNALMLVVGYTDSVGSEEYNQLLSEKRAGSVINYLQQACHWKPYRMLTPTGMAEADPLASNDTAEGKAQNRRVSVNVLVSKGLDGL, from the coding sequence ATGCGGACGACCAAGACATTGTTGCGGACACGGCATCTGCTGGCCGCGCTGGCACTGCCGCTGAGCGCGGTTGCCGCGCAGGGGCAGGTTGACCCCAATATCGTGGTCGAGGGTGAAGTGCCGGTCGATCCTGCGACCCTCGCCGCAGGTCCGGACATCAAGGGCGTGATCTCTGCCCGAAGTGGCAACCGGTTGCAGGTTACCGCCGCTGACGGGTCTGCCACAGTCATCCAGATCGCGGAGACGACGCGGATCAGGGCTGGCGGCGGGTTGTTCGGATCCACGCGTGCGAAAATCGGCCCTGAAGCGCTGCTCAACGGGCTGCCGGTAACGATCAAGACGCTACAGGCGGGTGGTTCGCTGCTGGCAAGCCAGATCACTTTCAAGAACGGCGATCTCAAGACCGCGACCATGATCCGTGCAGGGACCGCGCAGGGCTTTGCCGAACAGTCGGCTGCGACCGAAGCGCTGCGCGGGCGGATGGGCGACATCGACAAGTACAACATCAAGCGCACGAGCAATGTCTATTTCGATACGGGCCGCGCCGTGCTTTCGCCGCAGGCCAAGGCCGAACTCTGCGCCACCGCTGCCGAGGCCGAAGCGACCGACAACGCGCTGATGCTGGTCGTGGGCTATACGGATTCGGTGGGGAGCGAGGAATACAACCAGCTTCTCAGCGAAAAGCGTGCAGGCAGCGTGATCAACTATCTCCAGCAGGCCTGCCACTGGAAGCCCTATCGGATGCTGACACCGACCGGCATGGCCGAGGCTGACCCGCTGGCGAGCAACGATACCGCGGAAGGCAAGGCGCAGAACCGCCGGGTTTCGGTCAATGTGCTGGTGAGCAAGGGGCTGGACGGGCTGTAA
- a CDS encoding cell wall hydrolase: MPLEIAFRPIELPSVATARVERVWAEEAQMDMRPRDFAARIRRRDMGSIRRALRAPSVVRRRVAGVAMFGILGMLLGPLGWGEPGGISAASAHERMAGLQPFERAGESFPGSAFYWLASDDTGLIAPTEAQTAWDARRDDEEAIGGAIARPVIATGTGEDRFRALQCLTAAIYYEAASEPDGGQRAVAQVVLNRVAHPAYPNTVCGVVYQGSERPSCQFSFACDGSLARKPMAAFWDRARRVAADALAGYVYAPVGLATHYHTTAVHPYWAPSLTFIGTIGAHRFYRWGGAAGKPAAFTARYAGGEPIAAPHPRTWTPSPADVADPLTLEKAFEEGRIVAASASSPAPTYAAPLQQRGGDALFRAQALPGGKPVAGDAPTSGSGSVLPGYENANTWIAQPGA, from the coding sequence ATGCCTTTGGAAATCGCCTTCCGGCCGATCGAACTGCCAAGTGTCGCCACGGCGCGGGTGGAACGTGTGTGGGCGGAAGAAGCCCAAATGGATATGAGGCCGCGTGATTTTGCGGCGCGAATCCGGCGGCGAGACATGGGTTCTATCCGCAGGGCCTTGCGTGCACCTTCGGTAGTGCGCCGCCGCGTGGCCGGCGTGGCGATGTTCGGAATTCTCGGCATGTTGCTTGGCCCTTTGGGCTGGGGCGAACCGGGCGGCATCTCGGCGGCATCGGCGCATGAACGCATGGCCGGGCTGCAACCGTTCGAGCGCGCAGGCGAGAGCTTTCCGGGTTCGGCGTTTTACTGGCTGGCCTCCGATGACACCGGGCTGATCGCCCCGACCGAGGCGCAAACCGCCTGGGACGCGCGGCGCGACGACGAGGAAGCCATAGGCGGCGCGATTGCGCGGCCTGTCATCGCCACCGGCACTGGCGAAGATCGATTTCGCGCTTTGCAGTGCCTGACGGCGGCAATCTATTACGAGGCGGCGAGCGAGCCGGACGGCGGGCAGCGCGCGGTAGCGCAAGTCGTGCTCAACCGCGTTGCCCATCCCGCTTATCCCAATACGGTGTGCGGCGTGGTCTATCAGGGATCTGAGCGGCCTTCGTGCCAGTTCAGCTTCGCTTGCGATGGATCGCTGGCGCGCAAACCGATGGCCGCGTTCTGGGACCGCGCGCGGCGCGTGGCGGCCGACGCGCTGGCCGGTTACGTCTACGCGCCGGTGGGTCTTGCCACGCATTACCACACCACTGCCGTGCATCCCTATTGGGCACCGAGCCTGACCTTCATCGGCACGATCGGGGCGCACCGGTTCTATCGCTGGGGCGGCGCTGCGGGCAAACCGGCGGCCTTCACCGCGCGCTATGCAGGCGGCGAGCCGATTGCCGCGCCGCACCCGCGCACCTGGACACCCTCGCCCGCCGATGTGGCCGATCCGCTGACGCTGGAAAAGGCGTTCGAGGAAGGGCGGATCGTGGCGGCTTCAGCTTCCAGCCCTGCCCCGACTTACGCTGCGCCGTTACAGCAACGCGGCGGCGATGCGCTGTTCCGCGCGCAGGCTTTGCCCGGCGGCAAGCCGGTGGCGGGTGATGCACCGACATCGGGTAGCGGATCGGTGCTGCCGGGGTATGAAAACGCGAACACCTGGATCGCGCAACCGGGGGCTTGA